The following are from one region of the Candidatus Hydrogenedentota bacterium genome:
- a CDS encoding methyl-accepting chemotaxis protein, with protein sequence MSLRGKLLAAGIILTVAPLAVLVSIVYSQNRQMVSISVDESKKLAFSDLDHLARGVYSMVETQQGQLDLMMKTVQADLKDLGGVTLSEETVAWTATNQFSKATTPVTLPKLLLGGQWPGQQIPSGTEAPLVDRAKDLTGGVCTVFQRMNDAGDMLRVLTNVTNEAGERAIGTFLPAAGETGSGNAIIAAILKGETCVHRTPVGDVWYLAQFTPIYDASNKVAGMLCVGMREDSMATLRKAIMDVKIGESGYIYVLDSKGRYVISQGGKSDGKDLWEMKDTNGRFFIQDVVKTAKALKPGEMGEIRYPFQGSNDTVPRDKTVRLMYYAPWDWIIGAGVYDDELLAASNRIASLGHRSNVYLITLGLIAAVFAVIVWLIMSSRLSTRLRRIAETLQEGSNQVTSASTQVASASQALAQGASEQASSLEESSAALTQMASRTRQNAENANQANLVAKEAATLAEAGVESMRAMAEATERIRTSSQETAKVLKTIDEIAFQTNLLALNAAVEAARAGEAGKGFAVVAEEVRNLAIRSADAARSTAQLIEEATHNAQNGVVATQQTSQRLKSIQTAANSVATLIAEISAASNEQAMGIDQVNTAVAEMDKVVQMNAASAEESASASEELSGQAMDVDSMVRELTALITGAKESDGRALMIQE encoded by the coding sequence ATGAGCTTACGAGGAAAACTCCTCGCCGCAGGGATCATTCTTACGGTGGCCCCTCTGGCCGTACTTGTATCAATCGTGTATTCACAGAATAGGCAAATGGTCAGTATTTCCGTAGATGAGAGCAAGAAACTGGCCTTTTCGGATCTTGATCACCTCGCGCGAGGGGTTTACTCCATGGTGGAAACCCAACAGGGACAGTTGGACCTCATGATGAAGACGGTCCAGGCCGACTTGAAAGACTTGGGTGGAGTGACGTTGTCGGAAGAAACGGTAGCCTGGACGGCAACAAACCAGTTCTCAAAAGCCACTACCCCTGTTACTCTTCCCAAGCTGCTTCTCGGCGGACAGTGGCCTGGGCAGCAGATACCTTCTGGGACCGAAGCGCCGCTAGTTGACCGCGCTAAAGACCTTACTGGCGGTGTCTGCACCGTGTTCCAGCGCATGAACGACGCTGGGGATATGCTGCGTGTCCTGACGAACGTAACAAATGAGGCGGGGGAACGCGCGATCGGGACGTTTCTGCCTGCCGCCGGTGAAACCGGTTCGGGGAATGCCATCATCGCGGCGATCCTGAAGGGAGAAACGTGTGTTCACCGAACGCCAGTCGGCGACGTATGGTATCTGGCACAGTTTACGCCCATTTACGACGCGAGCAACAAGGTTGCGGGCATGCTGTGCGTGGGGATGCGGGAAGACAGCATGGCCACTCTTCGCAAAGCTATCATGGACGTGAAGATCGGCGAATCCGGTTACATCTACGTTCTGGATTCCAAAGGGAGGTACGTCATTTCTCAAGGCGGAAAGAGCGACGGGAAAGACTTATGGGAAATGAAGGACACGAACGGTCGCTTCTTCATCCAAGATGTCGTGAAGACGGCAAAAGCCCTCAAGCCCGGAGAGATGGGCGAAATACGCTATCCGTTTCAGGGAAGCAACGATACTGTCCCACGCGACAAGACTGTTCGCTTGATGTATTACGCGCCGTGGGATTGGATTATCGGTGCAGGTGTATACGACGACGAACTCCTTGCCGCGTCGAACCGCATTGCGTCACTTGGCCATCGCAGCAACGTCTACCTGATCACGCTTGGCCTAATTGCAGCGGTCTTTGCGGTCATCGTGTGGCTGATCATGTCGTCCCGGCTGTCAACTCGCTTACGTAGAATCGCGGAGACCTTGCAGGAAGGCTCCAACCAGGTCACTTCGGCATCTACACAGGTCGCGTCGGCTAGCCAGGCGCTGGCCCAGGGCGCGAGCGAACAAGCCTCAAGCCTCGAAGAATCCTCCGCGGCTCTCACGCAAATGGCTTCCCGGACACGCCAAAACGCGGAGAATGCCAACCAAGCCAATCTCGTCGCGAAAGAAGCGGCCACGCTCGCCGAAGCGGGGGTGGAATCCATGAGGGCAATGGCCGAAGCAACCGAACGCATTCGCACTTCGTCCCAGGAAACGGCGAAGGTTCTGAAAACCATCGACGAAATTGCCTTCCAGACCAACTTGTTGGCCTTGAATGCGGCTGTCGAAGCGGCGCGCGCCGGTGAAGCAGGAAAAGGCTTTGCCGTAGTAGCGGAAGAGGTGAGAAACCTCGCCATTCGGAGTGCAGACGCCGCGCGCAGCACGGCTCAACTCATCGAAGAGGCCACGCACAATGCGCAAAATGGCGTCGTCGCAACACAACAGACATCCCAACGTTTGAAGAGCATCCAGACCGCCGCCAACAGTGTTGCCACGCTTATCGCCGAAATTTCCGCGGCGTCCAACGAGCAGGCGATGGGCATCGACCAAGTTAACACGGCGGTCGCAGAAATGGACAAAGTCGTTCAGATGAACGCGGCTTCCGCCGAAGAGTCGGCCAGCGCTTCTGAAGAGCTTTCGGGGCAGGCCATGGACGTGGACTCCATGGTACGCGAACTAACAGCGCTGATAACCGGCGCGAAAGAATCCGATGGCAGGGCTCTAATGATTCAAGAGTAG
- a CDS encoding DUF2784 domain-containing protein: protein MTAYRFLDAAFLLFHSALIVFVAFGWVWKRTRRIHLATVGVVGLSWFGLGLIYGLGFCPCTEWHWRVRERLGDTLLPNSYIKFLLDTLTGLDWNAAVVDGSTFCVFLIATLLSVLLNRRDMRERIR, encoded by the coding sequence ATGACCGCCTACCGGTTTCTGGATGCCGCCTTCCTCCTATTTCACTCTGCTCTCATCGTTTTCGTGGCGTTTGGATGGGTGTGGAAAAGGACACGGCGTATCCATCTGGCCACCGTTGGAGTGGTTGGATTATCGTGGTTTGGGTTAGGGCTAATCTACGGACTTGGCTTCTGCCCGTGTACCGAATGGCATTGGAGGGTCCGGGAACGCTTGGGGGACACGCTCTTGCCGAATTCCTACATCAAGTTTCTTCTGGACACCTTGACCGGTCTCGACTGGAACGCGGCGGTCGTGGATGGGTCAACCTTCTGTGTCTTCCTAATAGCTACCCTGTTGTCGGTTCTGTTGAACCGGCGGGACATGCGAGAGCGCATTCGATAG
- a CDS encoding substrate-binding domain-containing protein, whose protein sequence is MRKRIGVAVVTLLALLATGCGQSATQENSGGADVKATRVIGASLLTQRHQFYRDLVAALEEEAPKHGLTLRIQYAEFDGQKQINQIETFVRQKVDAIIVSPKDSAGISPAVSDARAKGIPVFTADIAAQNADVVCHIASDNVQGGRIIGEYLAKILNGKGKVAIIDNPEVTSVQDRTKGFDEALAKYPEMSVVQRAPGAGVRDKALTAAQSVLQANPDLSAIFGINDDSALGALAAVESAGLQDKIVIVGYDGTPEARDAILAGKALKADTVQFPREIGKKTIETIAAFLEGKEVPKVVPVEVGIIDKASLEAEQGK, encoded by the coding sequence ATGAGAAAGCGGATTGGCGTGGCCGTCGTGACGCTTCTTGCGTTGCTGGCGACGGGGTGCGGGCAAAGCGCGACGCAAGAGAACAGCGGTGGTGCGGATGTCAAAGCCACGCGCGTGATTGGTGCCTCGCTGCTGACGCAGCGGCATCAGTTCTACCGCGATCTGGTGGCGGCCCTCGAAGAAGAAGCTCCCAAGCATGGGCTGACGTTGCGCATTCAATACGCCGAGTTCGACGGACAGAAACAAATCAATCAGATAGAGACGTTCGTGCGGCAGAAGGTGGATGCGATCATCGTGTCCCCCAAGGATTCCGCGGGCATTTCTCCGGCAGTGAGCGACGCGCGCGCGAAGGGGATTCCGGTGTTCACTGCCGATATCGCCGCGCAGAACGCCGATGTCGTGTGTCACATCGCTTCGGACAACGTCCAGGGTGGCCGGATTATTGGCGAATACCTTGCGAAGATCCTGAATGGAAAGGGCAAGGTCGCAATCATCGACAATCCCGAAGTGACCTCGGTGCAGGATCGAACGAAGGGTTTTGACGAGGCCTTGGCGAAGTATCCGGAGATGTCGGTTGTGCAGCGCGCGCCGGGCGCCGGGGTGCGTGACAAGGCGTTGACGGCAGCGCAGAGCGTGTTGCAGGCGAATCCCGATCTCAGCGCGATATTTGGCATCAACGACGATTCCGCGCTGGGCGCGTTGGCCGCCGTGGAATCGGCGGGATTGCAGGACAAAATCGTCATCGTGGGGTATGATGGGACCCCCGAAGCGCGCGACGCGATCCTGGCCGGGAAAGCGTTGAAAGCGGATACCGTGCAGTTTCCGCGCGAAATCGGCAAGAAGACCATCGAGACGATAGCGGCGTTCCTGGAGGGCAAGGAAGTGCCCAAGGTAGTGCCGGTGGAAGTGGGGATCATCGACAAGGCGAGCCTTGAAGCGGAGCAGGGGAAATGA